One genomic segment of Stigmatopora argus isolate UIUO_Sarg chromosome 18, RoL_Sarg_1.0, whole genome shotgun sequence includes these proteins:
- the cep131 gene encoding centrosomal protein of 131 kDa isoform X2: MHTTRSPSSISAVPPGDALDLSLSGSRLSICKRPGGTSPVKFLARSVSVSTGCEVRGKRNTLSDTLGSSRSVKNLRRSNSSTHVNQQSHVPLSSDHHGVAEYLTVLDTVESRKKPDGNTWNILDEQPRAPERTAGVRGSPGADAPGGMKRRHTAASFTANNRSNKGAVGNTVTTILHNNHGDKPLTPKSSNQKPPFNNILKANDDISLESGSLTKSQKNFSSASSNNKSPAGRGSPHPPRRDQVSEEEAERFIQQVNQAAVTIQRWYRRHAGRRCANRAALQHILDIKRKEWRERAEADCHPEPPRDDRKLIREEKARQARLTAIQELQKKRAKQVPPSHCQDRHYRRAGANAERQRQSGTSPSSPTYDNVSPTRAKTNNSDFHQNIASNLSELTFRAVSPPSFNHRASPCSQLFQDCDGIAEEEGSCVEQHQDNDRKSSRQARPRLSRLTIPEPYVCDDLQPLSQAEAEYHRPLSARSPTSPSNICPMVVVDALKAKNTECVRNLPSDTGELSCFRAVSPSLSSRGGSQCSQGQPRRCLFSDDRSCAASKSTLNELLDTLKLLEEEPEHPSESKSYNKEKYAWLDEDIDGGLLTADNLERHVRLELPPLADGAALLSEAKLQSIMNFLDEMEKSEQERPHSSVSHREAVFLEEEVSAMDPASAAAAQVSDSIMRIKMELEEKKRVVEMLQNALTQQRELTMQHVKETEKELNRNLQLQKDQYEATVQRHLTFIDQLIGDKKALSERCEGVIAELKLVDHKYTKKISQMQEQHEMVWQVLAPLCEEIKKLKELMSVTEKIRREKWIDEKTKKIKEITVKGLEPEIQKLISKHKLELKKLRSLHEAELLRAEERGAEHCARQCEELRQQLERDMEEQCGKERHLARDHFQKQLREEELSLQEHRRRLHKDAADEKERLERLADRQRSEMEELRRRMEENSCVAGRVFRQELDKTREEQERRHQAEIKKMQESFEQEKMTWEEEYRKKQETGLLRHERQLREELRQERDKEIQLAIWTLEEETNKDKEDFERATQNRVNRVRETYEAELKELERSLKESADKQQELRRQHADVLQQLEVLGERLRQKEQDALDITQDRDQLLEERHTATSLIRQEFATRLLLLEEEAQRARADTEEVRTALRAEVERITREKEDELHQVHQRVKSAILKKDEAVSVLRKQHEAAVKRAEHLEALWEDQRKQLLEK; encoded by the exons ATGCACACCACGCGAAGCCCCTCATCTATTTCTGCCGTCCCTCCGGGGGACGCTCTGGACCTCAGCTTGTCCGGGTCGCGGCTCTCCATCTGCAAGAGACCCGGTGGCACATCGCCTGTGAAGTTCTTGGCCCGCTCCGTGTCTGTGTCGACGGGATGTGAGGTTCGAGGAAAGCGAAACACGCTG AGTGATACTTTGGGAAGCTCTCGCTCGGTCAAGAACCTGCGGCGTTCCAACAGCAGCACGCACGTCAACCAGCAGAGTCATGTTCCGCTCAG CTCGGACCACCACGGCGTGGCGGAGTACCTGACCGTGTTGGACACTGTTGAGAGCCGCAAGAAACCAGATGGAAACACCTGGAACATCTTG GACGAGCAGCCGCGAGCACCAGAGAGAACGGCGGGCGTCCGCGGCAGCCCTGGAGCAGATGCGCCAGGGGGCATGAAGAGAAGACACACCGCTGCATCTTTCACTGCCAACAACAG GAGCAACAAGGGTGCCGTGGGCAACACCGTCACCACCATCCTGCACAACAACCACGGCGACAAACCGCTCACCCCAAAAAGTTCCAACCAAAAGCCGCCCTTTAA CAACATTCTGAAAGCCAACGACGACATCTCTTTGGAGAGCGGTTCCCTCACTAAGTCACAGAAAAACTTCTCTTCCGCCTCATCCAACAACAAAAGTCCGGCCGGTAGAGGAAGCCCCCACCCGCCACGCCGTGACCAAGTCTCAGAGGAGGAGGCTGAAAG GTTCATTCAGCAAGTCAATCAGGCTGCCGTCACCATTCAGCGCTGGTACAGACGGCACGCCGGAAGGCGTTGTGCCAATCGGGCGGCGCTGCAACACATCCTGGACATCAAAAGAAAG GAGTGGCGAGAGCGAGCTGAGGCTGATTGTCACCCAGAGCCTCCCAGAGATGACAGAAAGCTGATTCGGGAAGAAAAAGCTCGCCAGGCGCGCCTTACCGCCATCCAG GAGCTGCAGAAGAAAAGAGCAAAGCAGGTTCCTCCATCACACTGCCAAGATCGACATTATCGGCGCGCCGGGGCCAACGCGGAACGTCAGAGGCAAAGCGGCACCTCGCCGAGCTCGCCCACCTACGACAATGTGTCGCCCACGCGTGCAAAAACCAATAACTCAG ACTTCCATCAGAACATTGCGAGCAACTTGAGTGAACTAACCTTCAGGGCAGTCTCACCACCATCGTTCAATCACAGAGCATCACCGTGTTCGCAGCTATTCCAG GACTGCGACGGCATCGCTGAGGAAGAAGGTAGCTGTGTGGAGCAACACCAAGACAACGACAGGAAGTCGAGTCGTCAAGCCAGACCTCGATTGTCTCGACTCACCATTCCAGAACCCTACGTTTGTGAC GACCTGCAGCCACTCTCGCAGGCTGAGGCTGAATATCATAGACCGTTGAGCGCCAGAAGTCCAACTTCGCCCAGCAACATCTGCCCGATGGTTGTGGTGGACGCACTCAAGGCCAAGAACACGGAATGTGTACGGAACCTCCCATCTGATACTGGCGAACTGTCCTGTTTCCGAGCCGTTTCACCGTCCTTGTCCAGTCGCGGAGGTTCTCAGTGCTCCCAG GGGCAGCCTCGACGCTGTTTGTTCAGCGACGACCGATCCTGTGCGGCGTCCAAGTCCACCCTCAACGAACTCTTGGACACTCTCAAACTGCTGGAGGAGGAACCGGAGCACCCGAGCGAGTCCAAATCTTACAACAAAGAGAAATACGCTTGGCTGGACGAG GATATCGACGGCGGTCTCCTAACAGCCGACAACCTGGAGCGACACGTCCGGCTCGAGCTGCCGCCCCTCGCCGACGGGGCGGCGCTCCTGTCAGAGGCCAAGCTGCAGAGCATCATGAACTTCCTGGACGAGATGGAGAAGTCGGAGCAAGAGCGACCGCATTCCTCCGTCTCACACCGAGAG GCGGTGTTCTTGGAGGAAGAGGTCTCCGCCATGGATCCGGCCTCAGCCGCCGCTGCCCAAGTTTCTGATTCCATCATGAGGATCAAAATGgagttggaagaaaaaaagcgtGTGGTGGAGATGCTGCAGAACGCACTG ACCCAGCAAAGGGAATTGACGATGCAGCACGTCAAGGAGACAGAGAAGGAGCTCAACCGAAATCTTCAGCTACAGAAAGACCAATATGAAGCCACGGTGCAGAGACATCTTACCTTCATAGATCAG TTGATCGGTGACAAAAAAGCCCTGAGCGAGCGATGCGAGGGTGTCATCGCCGAGCTGAAACTGGTGGACCACAAGTACACCAAGAAGATTTCCCAGATGCAGGAGCAGCACGAAATG GTTTGGCAAGTCCTGGCCCCTCTGTGCGAG GAGATCAAGAAGCTGAAGGAATTGATGAGCGTCACGGAAAAAATTCGGCGTGAGAAATGGATTGATGAGAAGACGAAGAAGATCAAAGAGATCACGGTTAAAG GCCTGGAGCCGGAGATCCAGAAGCTAATCTCCAAGCACAAGCTGGAGCTGAAGAAGCTGCGATCCCTCCATGAGGCCGAGCTGCTTCGAGCCGAGGAACGGGGAGCCGAACACTGTGCTCGCCAGTGTGAGGAACTTCGGCAGCAGCTGGAGCGCGACATGGAAGAGCAGTGCGGCAAGGAACGACACCTAGCCCGGGACCACTTCCAGAAGCAGCTCCGGGAGGAGGAGCTGTCCCTGCAGGAGCACAGAAGGCGCCTCCACAAGGACGCGGCCGACGAGAAGGAGCGGCTAGAGCGGCTGGCTGACAG GCAGCGCTCTGAGATGGAGGAACTGCGGAGACGCATGGAGGAAAATTCCTGCGTGGCTGGACGGGTTTTCAGGCAGGAGCTGGACAAAACTCGAGAAGAGCAAGAGCGGAGACATCAG GCGGAGATCAAGAAGATGCAGGAGAGTTTTGAGCAAGAGAAAATGACCTGGGAGGAGGAATACAGGAAGAAGCAG GAGACGGGGCTCCTGAGGCATGAGCGCCAGCTGCGTGAGGAGCTGAGGCAGGAGCGTGACAAAGAGATCCAGCTGGCCATCTGGACTCTGGAAGAGGAGACCAACAAGGACAAGGAGGACTTTGAAAGGGCCACGCAAAACAG GGTCAATCGCGTGCGAGAGACGTACGAGGCTGAGCTGAAGGAACTGGAGCGCTCGCTGAAGGAGTCGGCAGACAAGCAACAAGAGCTCAGGAGGCAGCACGCCGACGTTCTCCAACAACTGGAGGTGCTGGGGGAGCGGTTGCGGCAAAAGGAACAGGATGCACTCGACATCACACAGGATCGAGACCAGCTCCTGGAGGAGCGCCACACGGCGACTTCGCTCATACGGCAGGAGTTCGCCACGCGTCTGCTTCTCCTGGAGGAGGAGGCGCAAAGGGCCAGGGCCGACACAGAAGAGGTGCGAACCGCATTGAGGGCCGAAGTGGAGCGTATCACCAGAGAGAAGGAAGACGAGCTCCACCAAGTGCACCAACG AGTCAAGTCAGCCATCTTGAAGAAAGATGAGGCCGTCAGCGTTCTGCGGAAGCAGCATGAG GCTGCTGTTAAGAGGGCGGAGCACCTGGAAGCTTTATGGGAGGATCAGAGAAAGCAGCTGTTGGAGAAATGA
- the cep131 gene encoding centrosomal protein of 131 kDa isoform X4, whose product MHTTRSPSSISAVPPGDALDLSLSGSRLSICKRPGGTSPVKFLARSVSVSTGCEVRGKRNTLSDTLGSSRSVKNLRRSNSSTHVNQQSHVPLSSDHHGVAEYLTVLDTVESRKKPDGNTWNILDEQPRAPERTAGVRGSPGADAPGGMKRRHTAASFTANNRSNKGAVGNTVTTILHNNHGDKPLTPKSSNQKPPFNNILKANDDISLESGSLTKSQKNFSSASSNNKSPAGRGSPHPPRRDQVSEEEAERFIQQVNQAAVTIQRWYRRHAGRRCANRAALQHILDIKRKEWRERAEADCHPEPPRDDRKLIREEKARQARLTAIQELQKKRAKQVPPSHCQDRHYRRAGANAERQRQSGTSPSSPTYDNVSPTRAKTNNSDFHQNIASNLSELTFRAVSPPSFNHRASPCSQLFQDCDGIAEEEGSCVEQHQDNDRKSSRQARPRLSRLTIPEPYVCDDLQPLSQAEAEYHRPLSARSPTSPSNICPMVVVDALKAKNTECVRNLPSDTGELSCFRAVSPSLSSRGGSQCSQGQPRRCLFSDDRSCAASKSTLNELLDTLKLLEEEPEHPSESKSYNKEKYAWLDEDIDGGLLTADNLERHVRLELPPLADGAALLSEAKLQSIMNFLDEMEKSEQERPHSSVSHREAVFLEEEVSAMDPASAAAAQVSDSIMRIKMELEEKKRVVEMLQNALTQQRELTMQHVKETEKELNRNLQLQKDQYEATVQRHLTFIDQLIGDKKALSERCEGVIAELKLVDHKYTKKISQMQEQHEMEIKKLKELMSVTEKIRREKWIDEKTKKIKEITVKGLEPEIQKLISKHKLELKKLRSLHEAELLRAEERGAEHCARQCEELRQQLERDMEEQCGKERHLARDHFQKQLREEELSLQEHRRRLHKDAADEKERLERLADRQRSEMEELRRRMEENSCVAGRVFRQELDKTREEQERRHQAEIKKMQESFEQEKMTWEEEYRKKQETGLLRHERQLREELRQERDKEIQLAIWTLEEETNKDKEDFERATQNRVNRVRETYEAELKELERSLKESADKQQELRRQHADVLQQLEVLGERLRQKEQDALDITQDRDQLLEERHTATSLIRQEFATRLLLLEEEAQRARADTEEVRTALRAEVERITREKEDELHQVHQRVKSAILKKDEAVSVLRKQHEAAVKRAEHLEALWEDQRKQLLEK is encoded by the exons ATGCACACCACGCGAAGCCCCTCATCTATTTCTGCCGTCCCTCCGGGGGACGCTCTGGACCTCAGCTTGTCCGGGTCGCGGCTCTCCATCTGCAAGAGACCCGGTGGCACATCGCCTGTGAAGTTCTTGGCCCGCTCCGTGTCTGTGTCGACGGGATGTGAGGTTCGAGGAAAGCGAAACACGCTG AGTGATACTTTGGGAAGCTCTCGCTCGGTCAAGAACCTGCGGCGTTCCAACAGCAGCACGCACGTCAACCAGCAGAGTCATGTTCCGCTCAG CTCGGACCACCACGGCGTGGCGGAGTACCTGACCGTGTTGGACACTGTTGAGAGCCGCAAGAAACCAGATGGAAACACCTGGAACATCTTG GACGAGCAGCCGCGAGCACCAGAGAGAACGGCGGGCGTCCGCGGCAGCCCTGGAGCAGATGCGCCAGGGGGCATGAAGAGAAGACACACCGCTGCATCTTTCACTGCCAACAACAG GAGCAACAAGGGTGCCGTGGGCAACACCGTCACCACCATCCTGCACAACAACCACGGCGACAAACCGCTCACCCCAAAAAGTTCCAACCAAAAGCCGCCCTTTAA CAACATTCTGAAAGCCAACGACGACATCTCTTTGGAGAGCGGTTCCCTCACTAAGTCACAGAAAAACTTCTCTTCCGCCTCATCCAACAACAAAAGTCCGGCCGGTAGAGGAAGCCCCCACCCGCCACGCCGTGACCAAGTCTCAGAGGAGGAGGCTGAAAG GTTCATTCAGCAAGTCAATCAGGCTGCCGTCACCATTCAGCGCTGGTACAGACGGCACGCCGGAAGGCGTTGTGCCAATCGGGCGGCGCTGCAACACATCCTGGACATCAAAAGAAAG GAGTGGCGAGAGCGAGCTGAGGCTGATTGTCACCCAGAGCCTCCCAGAGATGACAGAAAGCTGATTCGGGAAGAAAAAGCTCGCCAGGCGCGCCTTACCGCCATCCAG GAGCTGCAGAAGAAAAGAGCAAAGCAGGTTCCTCCATCACACTGCCAAGATCGACATTATCGGCGCGCCGGGGCCAACGCGGAACGTCAGAGGCAAAGCGGCACCTCGCCGAGCTCGCCCACCTACGACAATGTGTCGCCCACGCGTGCAAAAACCAATAACTCAG ACTTCCATCAGAACATTGCGAGCAACTTGAGTGAACTAACCTTCAGGGCAGTCTCACCACCATCGTTCAATCACAGAGCATCACCGTGTTCGCAGCTATTCCAG GACTGCGACGGCATCGCTGAGGAAGAAGGTAGCTGTGTGGAGCAACACCAAGACAACGACAGGAAGTCGAGTCGTCAAGCCAGACCTCGATTGTCTCGACTCACCATTCCAGAACCCTACGTTTGTGAC GACCTGCAGCCACTCTCGCAGGCTGAGGCTGAATATCATAGACCGTTGAGCGCCAGAAGTCCAACTTCGCCCAGCAACATCTGCCCGATGGTTGTGGTGGACGCACTCAAGGCCAAGAACACGGAATGTGTACGGAACCTCCCATCTGATACTGGCGAACTGTCCTGTTTCCGAGCCGTTTCACCGTCCTTGTCCAGTCGCGGAGGTTCTCAGTGCTCCCAG GGGCAGCCTCGACGCTGTTTGTTCAGCGACGACCGATCCTGTGCGGCGTCCAAGTCCACCCTCAACGAACTCTTGGACACTCTCAAACTGCTGGAGGAGGAACCGGAGCACCCGAGCGAGTCCAAATCTTACAACAAAGAGAAATACGCTTGGCTGGACGAG GATATCGACGGCGGTCTCCTAACAGCCGACAACCTGGAGCGACACGTCCGGCTCGAGCTGCCGCCCCTCGCCGACGGGGCGGCGCTCCTGTCAGAGGCCAAGCTGCAGAGCATCATGAACTTCCTGGACGAGATGGAGAAGTCGGAGCAAGAGCGACCGCATTCCTCCGTCTCACACCGAGAG GCGGTGTTCTTGGAGGAAGAGGTCTCCGCCATGGATCCGGCCTCAGCCGCCGCTGCCCAAGTTTCTGATTCCATCATGAGGATCAAAATGgagttggaagaaaaaaagcgtGTGGTGGAGATGCTGCAGAACGCACTG ACCCAGCAAAGGGAATTGACGATGCAGCACGTCAAGGAGACAGAGAAGGAGCTCAACCGAAATCTTCAGCTACAGAAAGACCAATATGAAGCCACGGTGCAGAGACATCTTACCTTCATAGATCAG TTGATCGGTGACAAAAAAGCCCTGAGCGAGCGATGCGAGGGTGTCATCGCCGAGCTGAAACTGGTGGACCACAAGTACACCAAGAAGATTTCCCAGATGCAGGAGCAGCACGAAATG GAGATCAAGAAGCTGAAGGAATTGATGAGCGTCACGGAAAAAATTCGGCGTGAGAAATGGATTGATGAGAAGACGAAGAAGATCAAAGAGATCACGGTTAAAG GCCTGGAGCCGGAGATCCAGAAGCTAATCTCCAAGCACAAGCTGGAGCTGAAGAAGCTGCGATCCCTCCATGAGGCCGAGCTGCTTCGAGCCGAGGAACGGGGAGCCGAACACTGTGCTCGCCAGTGTGAGGAACTTCGGCAGCAGCTGGAGCGCGACATGGAAGAGCAGTGCGGCAAGGAACGACACCTAGCCCGGGACCACTTCCAGAAGCAGCTCCGGGAGGAGGAGCTGTCCCTGCAGGAGCACAGAAGGCGCCTCCACAAGGACGCGGCCGACGAGAAGGAGCGGCTAGAGCGGCTGGCTGACAG GCAGCGCTCTGAGATGGAGGAACTGCGGAGACGCATGGAGGAAAATTCCTGCGTGGCTGGACGGGTTTTCAGGCAGGAGCTGGACAAAACTCGAGAAGAGCAAGAGCGGAGACATCAG GCGGAGATCAAGAAGATGCAGGAGAGTTTTGAGCAAGAGAAAATGACCTGGGAGGAGGAATACAGGAAGAAGCAG GAGACGGGGCTCCTGAGGCATGAGCGCCAGCTGCGTGAGGAGCTGAGGCAGGAGCGTGACAAAGAGATCCAGCTGGCCATCTGGACTCTGGAAGAGGAGACCAACAAGGACAAGGAGGACTTTGAAAGGGCCACGCAAAACAG GGTCAATCGCGTGCGAGAGACGTACGAGGCTGAGCTGAAGGAACTGGAGCGCTCGCTGAAGGAGTCGGCAGACAAGCAACAAGAGCTCAGGAGGCAGCACGCCGACGTTCTCCAACAACTGGAGGTGCTGGGGGAGCGGTTGCGGCAAAAGGAACAGGATGCACTCGACATCACACAGGATCGAGACCAGCTCCTGGAGGAGCGCCACACGGCGACTTCGCTCATACGGCAGGAGTTCGCCACGCGTCTGCTTCTCCTGGAGGAGGAGGCGCAAAGGGCCAGGGCCGACACAGAAGAGGTGCGAACCGCATTGAGGGCCGAAGTGGAGCGTATCACCAGAGAGAAGGAAGACGAGCTCCACCAAGTGCACCAACG AGTCAAGTCAGCCATCTTGAAGAAAGATGAGGCCGTCAGCGTTCTGCGGAAGCAGCATGAG GCTGCTGTTAAGAGGGCGGAGCACCTGGAAGCTTTATGGGAGGATCAGAGAAAGCAGCTGTTGGAGAAATGA
- the cep131 gene encoding centrosomal protein of 131 kDa isoform X3 codes for MHTTRSPSSISAVPPGDALDLSLSGSRLSICKRPGGTSPVKFLARSVSVSTGCEVRGKRNTLSDTLGSSRSVKNLRRSNSSTHVNQQSHVPLSSDHHGVAEYLTVLDTVESRKKPDGNTWNILDEQPRAPERTAGVRGSPGADAPGGMKRRHTAASFTANNRSNKGAVGNTVTTILHNNHGDKPLTPKSSNQKPPFNNILKANDDISLESGSLTKSQKNFSSASSNNKSPAGRGSPHPPRRDQVSEEEAERFIQQVNQAAVTIQRWYRRHAGRRCANRAALQHILDIKRKEWRERAEADCHPEPPRDDRKLIREEKARQARLTAIQELQKKRAKQVPPSHCQDRHYRRAGANAERQRQSGTSPSSPTYDNVSPTRAKTNNSDFHQNIASNLSELTFRAVSPPSFNHRASPCSQLFQDCDGIAEEEGSCVEQHQDNDRKSSRQARPRLSRLTIPEPYVCDDLQPLSQAEAEYHRPLSARSPTSPSNICPMVVVDALKAKNTECVRNLPSDTGELSCFRAVSPSLSSRGGSQCSQGQPRRCLFSDDRSCAASKSTLNELLDTLKLLEEEPEHPSESKSYNKEKYAWLDEQDIDGGLLTADNLERHVRLELPPLADGAALLSEAKLQSIMNFLDEMEKSEQERPHSSVSHREAVFLEEEVSAMDPASAAAAQVSDSIMRIKMELEEKKRVVEMLQNALTQQRELTMQHVKETEKELNRNLQLQKDQYEATVQRHLTFIDQLIGDKKALSERCEGVIAELKLVDHKYTKKISQMQEQHEMEIKKLKELMSVTEKIRREKWIDEKTKKIKEITVKGLEPEIQKLISKHKLELKKLRSLHEAELLRAEERGAEHCARQCEELRQQLERDMEEQCGKERHLARDHFQKQLREEELSLQEHRRRLHKDAADEKERLERLADRQRSEMEELRRRMEENSCVAGRVFRQELDKTREEQERRHQAEIKKMQESFEQEKMTWEEEYRKKQETGLLRHERQLREELRQERDKEIQLAIWTLEEETNKDKEDFERATQNRVNRVRETYEAELKELERSLKESADKQQELRRQHADVLQQLEVLGERLRQKEQDALDITQDRDQLLEERHTATSLIRQEFATRLLLLEEEAQRARADTEEVRTALRAEVERITREKEDELHQVHQRVKSAILKKDEAVSVLRKQHEAAVKRAEHLEALWEDQRKQLLEK; via the exons ATGCACACCACGCGAAGCCCCTCATCTATTTCTGCCGTCCCTCCGGGGGACGCTCTGGACCTCAGCTTGTCCGGGTCGCGGCTCTCCATCTGCAAGAGACCCGGTGGCACATCGCCTGTGAAGTTCTTGGCCCGCTCCGTGTCTGTGTCGACGGGATGTGAGGTTCGAGGAAAGCGAAACACGCTG AGTGATACTTTGGGAAGCTCTCGCTCGGTCAAGAACCTGCGGCGTTCCAACAGCAGCACGCACGTCAACCAGCAGAGTCATGTTCCGCTCAG CTCGGACCACCACGGCGTGGCGGAGTACCTGACCGTGTTGGACACTGTTGAGAGCCGCAAGAAACCAGATGGAAACACCTGGAACATCTTG GACGAGCAGCCGCGAGCACCAGAGAGAACGGCGGGCGTCCGCGGCAGCCCTGGAGCAGATGCGCCAGGGGGCATGAAGAGAAGACACACCGCTGCATCTTTCACTGCCAACAACAG GAGCAACAAGGGTGCCGTGGGCAACACCGTCACCACCATCCTGCACAACAACCACGGCGACAAACCGCTCACCCCAAAAAGTTCCAACCAAAAGCCGCCCTTTAA CAACATTCTGAAAGCCAACGACGACATCTCTTTGGAGAGCGGTTCCCTCACTAAGTCACAGAAAAACTTCTCTTCCGCCTCATCCAACAACAAAAGTCCGGCCGGTAGAGGAAGCCCCCACCCGCCACGCCGTGACCAAGTCTCAGAGGAGGAGGCTGAAAG GTTCATTCAGCAAGTCAATCAGGCTGCCGTCACCATTCAGCGCTGGTACAGACGGCACGCCGGAAGGCGTTGTGCCAATCGGGCGGCGCTGCAACACATCCTGGACATCAAAAGAAAG GAGTGGCGAGAGCGAGCTGAGGCTGATTGTCACCCAGAGCCTCCCAGAGATGACAGAAAGCTGATTCGGGAAGAAAAAGCTCGCCAGGCGCGCCTTACCGCCATCCAG GAGCTGCAGAAGAAAAGAGCAAAGCAGGTTCCTCCATCACACTGCCAAGATCGACATTATCGGCGCGCCGGGGCCAACGCGGAACGTCAGAGGCAAAGCGGCACCTCGCCGAGCTCGCCCACCTACGACAATGTGTCGCCCACGCGTGCAAAAACCAATAACTCAG ACTTCCATCAGAACATTGCGAGCAACTTGAGTGAACTAACCTTCAGGGCAGTCTCACCACCATCGTTCAATCACAGAGCATCACCGTGTTCGCAGCTATTCCAG GACTGCGACGGCATCGCTGAGGAAGAAGGTAGCTGTGTGGAGCAACACCAAGACAACGACAGGAAGTCGAGTCGTCAAGCCAGACCTCGATTGTCTCGACTCACCATTCCAGAACCCTACGTTTGTGAC GACCTGCAGCCACTCTCGCAGGCTGAGGCTGAATATCATAGACCGTTGAGCGCCAGAAGTCCAACTTCGCCCAGCAACATCTGCCCGATGGTTGTGGTGGACGCACTCAAGGCCAAGAACACGGAATGTGTACGGAACCTCCCATCTGATACTGGCGAACTGTCCTGTTTCCGAGCCGTTTCACCGTCCTTGTCCAGTCGCGGAGGTTCTCAGTGCTCCCAG GGGCAGCCTCGACGCTGTTTGTTCAGCGACGACCGATCCTGTGCGGCGTCCAAGTCCACCCTCAACGAACTCTTGGACACTCTCAAACTGCTGGAGGAGGAACCGGAGCACCCGAGCGAGTCCAAATCTTACAACAAAGAGAAATACGCTTGGCTGGACGAG CAGGATATCGACGGCGGTCTCCTAACAGCCGACAACCTGGAGCGACACGTCCGGCTCGAGCTGCCGCCCCTCGCCGACGGGGCGGCGCTCCTGTCAGAGGCCAAGCTGCAGAGCATCATGAACTTCCTGGACGAGATGGAGAAGTCGGAGCAAGAGCGACCGCATTCCTCCGTCTCACACCGAGAG GCGGTGTTCTTGGAGGAAGAGGTCTCCGCCATGGATCCGGCCTCAGCCGCCGCTGCCCAAGTTTCTGATTCCATCATGAGGATCAAAATGgagttggaagaaaaaaagcgtGTGGTGGAGATGCTGCAGAACGCACTG ACCCAGCAAAGGGAATTGACGATGCAGCACGTCAAGGAGACAGAGAAGGAGCTCAACCGAAATCTTCAGCTACAGAAAGACCAATATGAAGCCACGGTGCAGAGACATCTTACCTTCATAGATCAG TTGATCGGTGACAAAAAAGCCCTGAGCGAGCGATGCGAGGGTGTCATCGCCGAGCTGAAACTGGTGGACCACAAGTACACCAAGAAGATTTCCCAGATGCAGGAGCAGCACGAAATG GAGATCAAGAAGCTGAAGGAATTGATGAGCGTCACGGAAAAAATTCGGCGTGAGAAATGGATTGATGAGAAGACGAAGAAGATCAAAGAGATCACGGTTAAAG GCCTGGAGCCGGAGATCCAGAAGCTAATCTCCAAGCACAAGCTGGAGCTGAAGAAGCTGCGATCCCTCCATGAGGCCGAGCTGCTTCGAGCCGAGGAACGGGGAGCCGAACACTGTGCTCGCCAGTGTGAGGAACTTCGGCAGCAGCTGGAGCGCGACATGGAAGAGCAGTGCGGCAAGGAACGACACCTAGCCCGGGACCACTTCCAGAAGCAGCTCCGGGAGGAGGAGCTGTCCCTGCAGGAGCACAGAAGGCGCCTCCACAAGGACGCGGCCGACGAGAAGGAGCGGCTAGAGCGGCTGGCTGACAG GCAGCGCTCTGAGATGGAGGAACTGCGGAGACGCATGGAGGAAAATTCCTGCGTGGCTGGACGGGTTTTCAGGCAGGAGCTGGACAAAACTCGAGAAGAGCAAGAGCGGAGACATCAG GCGGAGATCAAGAAGATGCAGGAGAGTTTTGAGCAAGAGAAAATGACCTGGGAGGAGGAATACAGGAAGAAGCAG GAGACGGGGCTCCTGAGGCATGAGCGCCAGCTGCGTGAGGAGCTGAGGCAGGAGCGTGACAAAGAGATCCAGCTGGCCATCTGGACTCTGGAAGAGGAGACCAACAAGGACAAGGAGGACTTTGAAAGGGCCACGCAAAACAG GGTCAATCGCGTGCGAGAGACGTACGAGGCTGAGCTGAAGGAACTGGAGCGCTCGCTGAAGGAGTCGGCAGACAAGCAACAAGAGCTCAGGAGGCAGCACGCCGACGTTCTCCAACAACTGGAGGTGCTGGGGGAGCGGTTGCGGCAAAAGGAACAGGATGCACTCGACATCACACAGGATCGAGACCAGCTCCTGGAGGAGCGCCACACGGCGACTTCGCTCATACGGCAGGAGTTCGCCACGCGTCTGCTTCTCCTGGAGGAGGAGGCGCAAAGGGCCAGGGCCGACACAGAAGAGGTGCGAACCGCATTGAGGGCCGAAGTGGAGCGTATCACCAGAGAGAAGGAAGACGAGCTCCACCAAGTGCACCAACG AGTCAAGTCAGCCATCTTGAAGAAAGATGAGGCCGTCAGCGTTCTGCGGAAGCAGCATGAG GCTGCTGTTAAGAGGGCGGAGCACCTGGAAGCTTTATGGGAGGATCAGAGAAAGCAGCTGTTGGAGAAATGA